CCTCGCTGATCATTGCCCACAACAAGACCCTGGCAGCCCAGCTCTATGAAGAGTTCAAGGCGTTTTTCCCGCACAACGCCGTTGAATACTTCGTCAGCTACTACGACTACTATCAGCCGGAGGCGTATCTGCCTGTTACCGATACCTTCATCGAGAAGGATTCCATGATCAATGATCAGATCGATAAGCTACGTCATTCAGCTACGCGTTCGCTGTTGGAGCGACGTGATGTAGTCATTGTGGCCTCCGTCTCATGCATCTACGGTCTGGGCTCTCCGGAAGCCTATTATGGAATGATGGTGTTCCTGGAGCGGGGCGGCTTCTGCGACCGGGAGGCGATGCTCCGGAAGCTGGTGGAGATCCAGTATCAGCGAAACGACTACGATCTGCACCGGGGCAGTTTCCGGGTGCGAGGGGACGTGGTGGAGATCTTCCCCGCCTATGCCGACACGGTGGTTCGAGTGGAGCTGTTCGGCGACGAGGTAGAAGGGCTGTGGGAGGTCGACTCGCTCACCGGCGAGCGGATCCAAGGACTCCATCGGGTTCCGATCTATCCGGCCACGCATTATGTTACCCCCCACGACCGTCGAGAGGCGGCTTTTGCGGCGATCCTTGATGAGCTGAATGAACAGGTCGCGTCCTTTGAGAAGACCGGAAAACTCCTCGAGGCACAGCGACTGAAGCAGCGAACATCCTTCGACCTGGAGATGATGCGGGAGATCGGGGTCTGCAAAGGGATCGAGAACTACTCACGTCACCTGTCTGGCCGGACCCCTGGCGAGCCGCCTCCTACGCTGATGGACTACTTGCCGAGGGATGCCCTGGTGATCATCGATGAATCTCACCAGACGATCCCGCAGATCCGCGGTATGTATCACGGCGACCGCTCCCGTAAGGGAACGCTGGTCGAGTACGGGTTCCGTCTTCCGTCGGCCTTGGATAATCGGCCGTTCACCTTCGAGGAGTTCGAGCGGGCTGTGCATCAGGTCATCTACGTATCGGCTACACCGGGCCCCTACGAATTGACGAAGGTCAAGGGGGAGATCGTGGAGCAGATTATCCGCCCCACCGGGCTGATCGATCCCGAGATCCAGGTCAGGCCGATCCGCGGGCAGATCGATGATCTGATCGGCGAAGTCCGGGCTGTCACTGCCAGAGGCCATCGCGTCCTGGTCACGACGCTCACCAAACGAATGGCCGAGGACCTTACCGACTACCTCACCGAGGTTGAAATTAAGGTTCGCTACTTGCACTCCGACATCGATACGCTGGAGCGGAGTGAGATCATCCGCGAACTGAGGCTGGGGAAGTTCGATGTGCTGGTCGGGATCAACCTGTTGCGGGAAGGGCTGGACATCCCTGAGGTGGCGCTGGTGGCTATTCTGGACGCGGACAAGGAGGGGTTCCTTCGTTCCTCCGGTTCCCTTATCCAGACCATCGGCCGTGCCGCAAGGAATGTCGAGGGACGGGTGATACTGTATGCCGACGTCATCACAGATTCGATGAAGCGCGCTATGGAGGAGACTGAGCGGCGACGT
Above is a genomic segment from Candidatus Methylomirabilis tolerans containing:
- the uvrB gene encoding excinuclease ABC subunit UvrB → MPNFKLVCDYQPKGDQPQAIRKLVDGCLQDRPHQVLLGVTGSGKTFTMANVIASVERPSLIIAHNKTLAAQLYEEFKAFFPHNAVEYFVSYYDYYQPEAYLPVTDTFIEKDSMINDQIDKLRHSATRSLLERRDVVIVASVSCIYGLGSPEAYYGMMVFLERGGFCDREAMLRKLVEIQYQRNDYDLHRGSFRVRGDVVEIFPAYADTVVRVELFGDEVEGLWEVDSLTGERIQGLHRVPIYPATHYVTPHDRREAAFAAILDELNEQVASFEKTGKLLEAQRLKQRTSFDLEMMREIGVCKGIENYSRHLSGRTPGEPPPTLMDYLPRDALVIIDESHQTIPQIRGMYHGDRSRKGTLVEYGFRLPSALDNRPFTFEEFERAVHQVIYVSATPGPYELTKVKGEIVEQIIRPTGLIDPEIQVRPIRGQIDDLIGEVRAVTARGHRVLVTTLTKRMAEDLTDYLTEVEIKVRYLHSDIDTLERSEIIRELRLGKFDVLVGINLLREGLDIPEVALVAILDADKEGFLRSSGSLIQTIGRAARNVEGRVILYADVITDSMKRAMEETERRRERQMAYNREYGITPESIKKSISNVLLSVCEKDYYTVPATPEVETTDRLTEEELSAKIVQLEKEMRAAAKRLEFERAAEIRDQIREMEKRRLGIVEG